In Thermodesulfatator atlanticus DSM 21156, the genomic stretch TGAGATTTCTCAGAAAATCCCTGATGCGTTTTGCTTCCTGGGGATCAAGTCTTTTCAAAACTTTCAGAGCCGAACGGGAAATTTCAATCTTCCAGCCCAAGTTCTTTCTCCGCTTTGTCTAAAGAGAAAGTCGGCTCTTCGCCTTTCTTTATCTTTTCTAAAACTTCAGCCGCAAGATAGTAATCCTCAAGGTCATCAAGCCCTTTCAGGATCAGCTCCCTCAAATAATAACTCTTGGTGCGCCCTGTAAGCCTGGCTAGCCGATCAATCCTTTCCTCTACCTCTCTAGGAAGACGCACCGTAATGGGCATTTTAACTGCCTCCGT encodes the following:
- the relB gene encoding type II toxin-antitoxin system RelB family antitoxin; the encoded protein is MPITVRLPREVEERIDRLARLTGRTKSYYLRELILKGLDDLEDYYLAAEVLEKIKKGEEPTFSLDKAEKELGLED